In one Mycobacterium heckeshornense genomic region, the following are encoded:
- a CDS encoding cytochrome P450: protein MSRAKSNTANDPVEFDPFSEEFFNGPWETYRRLRNERPVYYNAKWDFWALTRYTDVAEATKDYQTFSSAKGATLDMVKTPEKAIPVPKVIISMDPPEHESMRKLVSRVFTPRAIAGLENMVRQKIYEVVQTLDPASFDVVADFSALFPVEVITTMLGVPAEDRQQIRLWLDLLLERKPGQIHITDEGYQASVATGMYYYDLVQKRRAAPQDDMISRLIEAEIERDGQSEKLSDVDITGFATMLGGAGAETVTKLIGNAMVAFADHPSEWQKLQADRSKIPAAVEELLRYEAPSQYQVRYSMRDVTLHGVTIPAGNAVLLVTGSALRDERIFADPDRLDIDRERVRGFNLAFGYGIHSCLGAALARMESRIALEALLDLIPEYEVDREGLRRVSMSNVSGWSNVPVRARR, encoded by the coding sequence GACCTACCGACGGCTGCGCAATGAACGGCCGGTGTACTACAACGCCAAATGGGATTTTTGGGCGCTGACTCGCTACACCGATGTCGCTGAAGCTACGAAAGATTACCAGACATTCTCTTCGGCGAAGGGCGCCACACTGGACATGGTCAAAACGCCCGAAAAGGCGATTCCGGTCCCCAAAGTCATCATCTCGATGGACCCTCCGGAACACGAGAGCATGCGCAAACTGGTGAGCCGAGTGTTCACCCCTCGCGCGATCGCGGGCCTGGAAAACATGGTGCGCCAGAAGATCTATGAAGTAGTGCAAACGTTGGATCCCGCCTCGTTCGATGTGGTCGCGGACTTCTCGGCATTGTTTCCGGTCGAGGTAATTACGACAATGCTCGGTGTCCCCGCTGAGGACCGGCAGCAGATTCGGCTGTGGCTTGACTTGCTTCTTGAACGCAAACCAGGCCAGATCCACATCACCGACGAGGGATATCAAGCGTCGGTCGCCACGGGTATGTATTACTACGATCTCGTCCAAAAGCGCCGTGCCGCACCACAGGACGACATGATAAGCAGGCTCATCGAGGCCGAGATTGAGCGCGACGGGCAATCCGAAAAGCTCAGCGACGTGGACATCACCGGATTCGCCACCATGCTTGGCGGAGCGGGGGCAGAGACCGTGACGAAGTTGATCGGTAACGCCATGGTTGCATTCGCTGATCACCCCAGCGAATGGCAAAAGTTACAAGCAGATCGAAGCAAGATACCGGCCGCGGTCGAAGAATTGCTACGGTACGAGGCGCCATCTCAGTATCAAGTTCGCTACAGCATGCGCGACGTGACGCTGCACGGTGTCACGATTCCCGCGGGCAATGCTGTGCTGTTGGTCACCGGATCGGCACTGCGTGACGAGCGCATCTTTGCCGATCCCGACCGTCTTGACATCGATCGAGAGCGGGTGAGGGGTTTCAATCTGGCGTTCGGATACGGCATCCACAGCTGCTTGGGTGCAGCACTTGCACGTATGGAAAGCCGAATCGCATTGGAAGCATTGCTCGATCTCATTCCGGAATATGAAGTCGATCGTGAGGGCCTGCGAAGGGTGTCGATGTCGAACGTGTCGGGCTGGTCCAACGTTCCGGTACGCGCTCGGCGCTGA